In the Brassica napus cultivar Da-Ae chromosome A7, Da-Ae, whole genome shotgun sequence genome, one interval contains:
- the LOC106353668 gene encoding S-adenosyl-L-methionine-dependent tRNA 4-demethylwyosine synthase, protein MASSSSSIHSRLALIALLSATTFYCIHKYRRLKRLKTLSSKLNPSAATIRGKIFFISQTGTSKALAQRLRDLLASNGVAFDLVDPRSYEPEDLPKETVAIFVASTWEGGKPPKDGEFLVEWLSESAEDFRVGSLILSGCRFAVFGVGSRAYGEAYNAVGKELARRMVGLGGVEMVPVGEGDVDDGEMDGVFRDWCDGVIRVLKGGSAREGAEILQNGDVGLVSDGEYVDSTDDEEEEEGNGDIVDLEDIAGKAPSRKNGVVKVAKGDGKKEMVTPVIRASLTKQGYKIIGSHSGVKICRWTKSQLRGRGGCYKHSFYGIESHRCMETTPSLACANKCVFCWRHHTNPVGKSWQWKMDDPKEIVKGALDLHTKMIKQMKGVPGVTPEKLQEGLTPRHCALSLVGEPIMYPEINALVDELHGKRISTFLVTNAQFPEKILMMKPITQLYVSVDAATKESLKAIDRPLFADFWERFIDSLKALQEKQQRTVYRLTLVKGWNTEELEAYFNLFSIGKPDFIEIKGVTYCGSSATSKLTMENVPWHADVKAFSEALSLKSNGEYEVACEHAHSCCVLLGRTDKFKVDGKWFTWIDYEKFHDLVASGEPFTSRDYMAETPSWAVYGAEEGGFDPEQLRYKKERHHHPKPQPQAVLA, encoded by the exons AtggcttcctcctcctcctccatacATTCTCGACTAGCTTTAATCGCTTTACTCTCAGCAACCACTTTCTACTGCATCCACAAATACCGCCGCCTGAAACGTCTCAAAACCCTCTCCTCAAagctaaaccctagcgccgccacCATCAGAGGAaagatcttcttcatctcccaAACCGGCACATCCAAGGCCCTAGCACAACGCCTCCGCGACCTATTGGCGTCAAACGGCGTCGCATTCGACCTCGTCGATCCGCGAAGCTACGAGCCGGAGGATCTCCCGAAGGAGACGGTAGCGATCTTCGTCGCGTCGACGTGGGAGGGAGGGAAGCCGCCGAAGGACGGAGAGTTTCTCGTCGAATGGCTCTCCGAGAGCGCCGAGGATTTCAGAGTCGGGTCGCTGATTCTCTCCGGTTGCAGGTTCGCCGTGTTCGGCGTCGGGAGCCGTGCGTATGGCGAGGCGTATAACGCTGTGGGGAAGGAGCTGGCGAGGAGGATGGTGGGGTTGGGTGGGGTTGAGATGGTTCCGGTGGGGGAAGGTGACGTTGACGACGGAGAGATGGACGGAGTGTTTAGGGATTGGTGTGATGGAGTGATTAGAGTTCTGAAGGGAGGCTCTGCTCGAGAAGGAGCTGAGATTTTGCAGAATGGTGATGTTGGACTTGTGAGTGATGGTGAATATGTTGATTCAACagatgatgaggaggaggaggaagggaATGGTGATATTGTTGATCTTGAAGATATTGCTGGGAAAGCTCCTTCAAGGAAGAATGGTGTAGTTAAAGTGGCTAAAGGTGATgggaagaaggagatggtgacTCCTGTTATTAGAGCTAGCTTAACCAAGCAG GGATATAAGATCATTGGTTCGCATAGTGGGGTTAAGATTTGTAGATGGACGAAGTCGCAGCTTAGAGGCAGGGGAGGTTGCTACAAGCACTCCTTTTATGGCATTGAGAGTCACAG GTGCATGGAGACAACACCTAGTCTGGCTTGTGCAAACAAATGTGTCTTTTGCTGGAGGCATCACACAAACCCTGTGGGAAAGAGCTGGCAGTGGAAGATGGATGATCCTAAAGAGATTGTGAAAGGTGCTCTGGATCTTCATACAAAGATGATTAAACAGATGAAAGGAGTTCCAG GTGTAACTCCGGAGAAATTACAAGAAGGTCTAACACCAAGGCATTGTGCGTTGTCACTTGTTGGTGAGCCAATTATGTATCCAGAGATCAATGCCCTTGTAGATGAGCTACATGGAAAGCGTATCTCCACATTTTTGGTTACTAATGCGCAGTTCCCCGAAAAGATTTTGATGATGAAGCCCATCACCCAG TTGTACGTAAGTGTAGATGCTGCCACCAAAGAGAGCTTGAAGGCTATTGATAGGCCTCTCTTTGCGGACTTCTGGGAGCGGTTTATT GACTCCTTGAAAGCTCTCCAAGAGAAGCAGCAGCGAACCGTCTACCGTTTAACGCTTGTCAAAGGATGGAACACAGAGGAGCTAGAAGCTTACTTCAACCTCTTCAGCATCGGGAAACCTGATTTCATTGAGATCAAAGGAGTCACATATTGTGGATC ATCCGCAACATCAAAGTTGACAATGGAGAATGTACCATGGCACGCAGATGTTAAAGCATTCTCAGAAGCTCTGTCTCTGAAGAGCAATGGAGAGTACGAAGTAGCTTGCGAGCACGCCCATTCTTGCTGTGTTCTTCTTGGGAGAACCGACAAGTTCAAAGTGGATGGAAAGTGGTTTACTTGGATTGACTATGAAAAGTTCCACGATCTG GTGGCTTCTGGAGAACCGTTCACGAGCAGAGACTATATGGCAGAAACACCATCATGGGCGGTGTATGGAGCAGAGGAAGGTGGGTTTGATCCAGAGCAGTTGCGTTACAAGAAGGAAAGGCATCATCACCCTAAACCACAGCCCCAGGCGGTTTTAGCTTAG
- the BNAA07G21830D gene encoding uncharacterized protein At1g01500 — MVEPYETRNNNNGEAYQMVRYQSYNHHNPTIPSLPLLDLRVFYVRISNFKVDDSTPEVLTITHVPLDPDSLLEINGVRMSIHSEGVSSQLRRDRVDKKSEEATFISTDNIRLSGSVKFEVCDKEELVLSGTLEMSGSNGFTGESAKHSVKRWGMNCEAEITAGSGFLKEKHIGCSELSSSPLPSIEVYVTGCFSGTPIILTKTLQLGFRKKHSRTSALDSIPEYESGESQKGSSSELDFQVTEYGSYKQEYEGEYGDMYMGREYADGEDGEMSWFNAGVRVGVGIGLGVCVGLGIGVGLLVRTYQSTTRNFRRRLI, encoded by the exons ATGGTGGAGCCTTACGAGACACGTAACAACAACAACGGTGAAGCTTATCAGATGGTTAGGTACCAGAGTTACAACCATCACAATCCCACAATACCATCGTTACCACTCCTGGATTTGAGAGTGTTCTATGTCAGAATCAGCAACTTCAAGGTGGATGATTCCACTCCTGAGGTCCTCACCATCACCCACGTCCCTCTTGATCCAGACTCTCTCCTCGAGATCAACGGCGTTCGAATGAGCATTCACTCCGAAGGAGTCTCCTCTCAGCTGAGGCGAGACCGTGTTGATAAGAAATCAGAGGAAGCTACTTTCATCAGCACGGACAACATCAGGCTATCTGGTAGTGTGAAGTTCGAGGTATGTGACAAGGAGGAGCTTGTTTTGTCTGGAACGTTGGAGATGTCTGGTAGTAATGGCTTCACAGGGGAGTCTGCTAAGCACAGTGTGAAGCGGTGGGGGATGAACTGTGAAGCTGAGATCACTGCAGGGTCTGGTTTCTTGAAGGAGAAACACATTGGTTGTTCTGAGTTGTCATCATCTCCGTTGCCGAGTATTGAAGTGTACGTCACTGGTTGCTTCTCAGGAACGCCTATTATTCTAACCAAGACGCTTCAGCTTGGTTTCAGGAAGAAGCACAGTAGAACGAGTGCGTTGGATTCGATTCCAGAGTATGAAAGTGGTGAGTCTCAGAAAGGCAGCTCATCTGAGCTTGATTTTCAG GTAACAGAATATGGAAGCTATAAACAAGAGTATGAAGGAGAATACGGAGACATGTATATGGGAAGAGAGTACGCAGATGGTGAAGATGGGGAAATGTCGTGGTTCAATGCGGGTGTGAGGGTTGGTGTGGGAATTGGACTTGGTGTATGTGTAGGTCTGGGCATTGGGGTTGGCCTTCTTGTGCGTACCTATCAATCAACCACCAGAAACTTCAGAAGAAGGCTTATCTAG